CGGACTTTCGCTGCGCCAGTGCGGCACGATCGGCGCCATCACCGCCGGCAAGGTGATCGAAGTCGTCGGCACGACCTTCGGCGAGGAGGCCTGGGCCGACATCCACCGGCTGGTGAACAAGGTCAAAAACGAAAAGTACCTGTTTTAAATACAAAGGGTTGAACAAATGTTCAGCCCTTTGTATTTAAAACAGCAGCGCATACCGGAATCACAACCAATTTTCTTCCGGAGAATTCGCTGTCGCCCAGCGTTCCGCCGTATTTACAATTCTGCCCCACCCCAAATCCCTCCCTCGGGAGGGGCTTATCGCATGCGACCAAAGTCTGCAACTCCTAATTTTTAATTTTCGTGAACAGCCCCCGGCTGATTTCCAGACGCATGCGCAGCAGCCACCGCGATTTGCGGGGCGGCATCGTGCAGCAGAGCACGAGCGTCGCCGCCCATTTGGCGATCTCCAGCACGAAGGTCTTCGGCAGCCGGCGGTGGATTTCGGCCCGCAGCCGCTGGCTCACCCCGACGTTGTAGCTCAACCGCCGGAAATAAGCCCCGGTGAGTTTCGCCGGCGGAATGATGTGCCACATCACCGCCCCCGGCACATACCAGATCGTCTCGCCGCCGAGCAGGAGACGTTCGAAAAAGTCGTTCTCCTCGCCGCCGATCAACTCGCCGTTCACGCGCCCCAGCGTCGGATCGAACCCCCCGTAACCGGCCAGCCCCGCACGGCGGAAAGCCATATTGCCGCCCCCGGGAACGCGTCCCGCCGGGAACGGACGCACCCGCTCTCCGAAATCCATCGGATTGGCGATCGGCATTTCGACGTATTTCGACATCCACGCCGGACGTCCCGCGGGGTATTCGGCGACGATGCGCCCCCCGGCCACGACGGCCCCGGGACGGGTTTCGAAGAATTCGAGATAGGCGCGCAGAAACCCCTCGTTGACCCGTTCGTCGTCGTCGATGAAGGCCACCAGCGGCGCCTGCGCCTCCCGCAGTCCGCGGTTGCGGGCGTACGACACCCCCGGTCCCTCCTCCGCGACGAGCCGCAGGCCGCACCCGGGATGCGCCGCGGCAAAGGCCGCGAAACGCGCCTCGGTGTCGTCCGTGGAGTTGTTGCTCACCACCACGCACTCCCACTCGTCGCGCGGAAGATCCTGCCGCACGACGGATTCGAGCGCCGCAACGAGTTGTGCGGCACGGTTGTGGGTGGGAATGACGAGCGAGATTCGAATCATCGTGCGAATGTAGCAATTTATCCGTAAAAAACCCGTATATTTGTCCGAAATATAAAAAGCGACACGACTATGTACAAACTGATTCGCACCCTCCTGCCGGTCCTTGCCGCAATGATCGCCACGACCGTCTCGGCGCAGAGCGTCAGCTGGAAAAGCTCGGTGCAGCACCTCGACGGCCAGACCTACCGGATCGTGCTGGAAGCATCCATTCCGGCTCCCTGGCACATGTACGACATGGGACCCTACGAGGGCGGGCCCAACGCCACGACGATCACCTTCACCCCGGGCGAAGGCGCCGTCCTCGAAGGAGGCGTCGAGCAGCTGACCCGTCCCGAACGCCACTACGACAAAACGTTCGGAATGGAGATCGGAACCTTCGCCCGAAAGGCGC
This Alistipes shahii WAL 8301 DNA region includes the following protein-coding sequences:
- a CDS encoding glycosyltransferase family 2 protein — encoded protein: MIRISLVIPTHNRAAQLVAALESVVRQDLPRDEWECVVVSNNSTDDTEARFAAFAAAHPGCGLRLVAEEGPGVSYARNRGLREAQAPLVAFIDDDERVNEGFLRAYLEFFETRPGAVVAGGRIVAEYPAGRPAWMSKYVEMPIANPMDFGERVRPFPAGRVPGGGNMAFRRAGLAGYGGFDPTLGRVNGELIGGEENDFFERLLLGGETIWYVPGAVMWHIIPPAKLTGAYFRRLSYNVGVSQRLRAEIHRRLPKTFVLEIAKWAATLVLCCTMPPRKSRWLLRMRLEISRGLFTKIKN